A single window of Actinoallomurus bryophytorum DNA harbors:
- a CDS encoding ATP-binding cassette domain-containing protein, with amino-acid sequence MTLQVSGVSKRYGAVQALDGVDLSVEAGEVVALVGDNGAGKSTLVKVVSGVITPDSGTLEFEGRTVRINRPHDAQALGISTVYQDLALCENLDVVGNLFLGSEERRWSLMRGIRMERRARDLLTSLDVRIRDISAPVAALSGGQRQSVAITRALLGEPRLVILDEPTAALGVEQTAQVLDLVKRLRDRGLAVMVISHNLADVRAVSDRIVVLRLGRNAGDFRTADTSQGAIVAAITGLEDPTWPQ; translated from the coding sequence GTGACGCTCCAGGTCAGCGGCGTCTCCAAGCGGTACGGCGCCGTCCAGGCCCTCGACGGGGTGGACCTGAGCGTGGAGGCGGGCGAGGTGGTCGCGCTGGTCGGCGACAACGGCGCGGGCAAGTCGACCCTCGTCAAGGTCGTCTCCGGCGTGATCACGCCGGACTCGGGGACGCTGGAGTTCGAGGGCCGTACGGTGCGGATCAACCGGCCGCACGACGCGCAGGCCCTCGGCATCTCCACCGTCTACCAGGATCTCGCGCTCTGCGAGAACCTCGACGTGGTCGGCAACCTGTTCCTCGGCTCCGAGGAGCGCAGGTGGTCGCTGATGCGCGGCATCCGGATGGAGCGCCGCGCCCGTGACCTGCTGACCTCCCTCGACGTCCGGATCCGCGACATCTCGGCGCCGGTCGCGGCCCTGTCCGGCGGCCAGCGGCAGTCGGTGGCGATCACCCGTGCGCTGCTCGGCGAACCGCGGCTCGTCATCCTGGACGAGCCCACCGCGGCGCTGGGGGTCGAGCAGACCGCCCAGGTGCTGGACCTGGTCAAACGGCTGCGAGATCGTGGCCTCGCGGTCATGGTCATCTCTCACAACCTGGCCGACGTCCGTGCCGTCAGCGACCGCATCGTGGTGCTGCGCCTGGGCCGTAACGCGGGCGACTTCCGTACCGCGGACACCTCGCAGGGAGCGATCGTGGCCGCCATCACCGGTCTGGAGGACCCGACATGGCCTCAGTGA